In the genome of Synechococcus sp. UW179A, the window GCAGAGCTGAATCTACCCTTACGTTTGCTACTCGCCTTTCGTGACCCTGCTGAGGTAGTGACGTCGCTCGTCAACCGGGATGCCACTAGCACCGGGATGACAGCTGCTCGCGCGCAAGCCCTTTGGATCCGTCATCAACAGCAACCGCTGATCGATGCCGATGAGCTTCCTCTGCAGGTGGTGAGTTATAGCCGCTGGTTTGAAGCCCCAGAACCACAAATTGAGGCTTTGCAACGGTTCTGCCATCTCAAAGCCACCGATACAACAGCCGTCAAACGAGCACAGGCCTGCATCCGTCCGGACTTACGACGCAGCCTCAGCAATCAGCAGTCACCAGCCCTCAGCCGAAAGGTCCAACACTGGCACCAACAGCTTGAACGAGCAGCAACGGGTTCAATTCGGCCTCTGCAGCGCTGGGCAAGTCGCCAGTCTTTACCTGCCTCCCGCTCGAGCAAGCGACGACGCTCAAACCAGCAACGCCATTCCTGGAGCCTGGCCCTCAACGCCCTGGGAAACCAGACTGCTGCAGACCAGAAAGCCGGGATTCAGGCCTGGGAAGAGCAAGGCATCAGCGCTCTCAGCCTGGGGCAGCTCAGAAGGCTGAACCAGCCAGGATTTCCTGGGCACGACCCCAGCTGTGGTGATGGCGGACCCTTGCCATCAGAGCTGAGGCTTGCGCTGATCGGCGGGTCAATGAATGCATGGACCAGCCACCTCTGGATCAATGTCCTGCCGCTTAGCTCTGAATGCAGGCTGCTGATCTGCAGCCCTGAAGCACCTGCCGATGCTGCCTTGCACCTGCAAACACTCGAAGTTACAGCGCAAAACCCTGCACTACTTCTGCAACTCAGCAAAGTGAGCAGGGTGTTCGACCCCGATCCAGAGCAGGTCAGATTGTTGCGGCTTCTGGGCGTGAACGCGGAGACGCTTCCGACCATGTTGAACGGGCAAAGCGAAACTCAGGGGACCTGGCTCAAGCCAGGCAACAGCTCCCACGAAGCAGCAAGTCAACTGGGGCTGCCCAATCCTCAGGCCCTTGTGGCGAACGGCGGGCAGTGGTTGTGTCTGGGAGGCGGCGAACGTCAGGGCTGGGACAAGCTGCCCGCGAACCTGTTTCATTGTCCAGTTTTTCCCCCAGCACCTGCCCTTTCCGAACAACAGGCCTACACACTGGCTGGCTGGATCAGCGCATGTCTTTCTGCGGGCTTCAAGCTGATTCGGCTGGATCCTGACACCACCGAACAACCGCTTTGGAACTCTCTTGCAATTGCCTCATTCGAACAGCCGATCCATCCAGATGAACTGCTTGAGGAGCTGGCCTGGCGAGAAGCAGGACAGCCCGAGCCCGCAGAGATTCAGACACCGAAGCCAGCCGTCGATTTGATCTGGGAACAGAGCAACGGAATCTCCCCGGAAGTAGCGATCTGCATCAGCTCATACAACTATGCCAAGCGGCTACCTTCTGCGTTGCAAAGCTGTTTTTCGCAATCACTTCAAGACCTCGAACTAGTGATCGTCGACGATCACTCAACGGACAACAGCCTGAGCCGATGCCTGGAATGGCTTGAAAACCATGGACAGCGCTTTCGCCGGGTAAAGCTGCTGAAACATCGGGAGAACGCAGGACTGGCTGCTGCACGCAACACCGCCTTCAGCGCAGCAACAGCACCCTGGTGCTGGGTCCTGGATGCTGACAACCAGATCGACCCCAAAACCTGCGAGGTGTGTCTCCAACTGGCCAAGGCCAGTCCTGACACCACTGCCGTGGTTCATCCCCTGATTCGGATCCTGGATGACAACAGCATGCTGCTGGGTCTGACCGGCGGAGGCCATCCCTGGCAACGCGAACAACTCCGAGCTGGCAATGTGATTGACGCGATGGCACTGGTACGACGCTGCGCCTGGGAAGCAGTCGGCGGTTACAGCCACATCCTCGGAGGCTGGGAGGATTTCGATTTCTGGTGCAAGCTGATCGAGGCCGGTTGGCATGGCGTGCTGTACCCGCAACCCCTTGCCACCTACACCCAGCACGGCACATCGATGCTGCAGAGCCAGACCAATCAACGCCAACGCCAACTCAGCCGTCTGCTTCAGCATCGCCACCCATGGCTCCAACTCGCTTTTGCCGCTGAGAACAGCTGATGCCGCGCTTCAAGACCGTTCGTGCACTGATCAACTCACCGCTTGGTCGTCAGATCAAGCCTCTGGCTCGCTGGGGCTACGCCCGCCTGCTCACCAGTGTTGGCATGGAGGTGCAGAACGGCGGACAAGCCTTCAATCGCAGCCGACCGACCGCAATGGTCGTGAGCCACGAGGCCTCAGCCACAGGGGCTCCGGTCCTGGCTCTCAATCTGGTGCAACAACTCAGCCAGACTCACAACGTGGTGGTGCTGCTGCTGAGAGGCGGGCCGCTGCGCCACCAGTTCCAGGCCAACAGCACTGCATTGATCAAGGCCAAGCGGACATTTGTGAACCGCAAACTTGTCAGACGAGCAATGAAGGCAGCTTGTCCGCAGGGAAATCCTGAATTTGCACTGGTGAATTCGGTGGTCTCGGCACCCCTTCTGGAGCCGTTGCGCGGAGAGGGAATTGCCTGCCTGTGCCTGGTGCATGAATTCGTGACTTACATCAAACCGCTGGATGTCTTTGCAGAAGTGGGACTGTGGTCCTCGCGCGTGGTGTGTTCAACCCCACTGACCTGGAGCGATGTGCTCCGCCGTTGCAACCATCTCACTGATGTTCGACTAGCGGTACTCCCACAAGGCCGCTGCCAACTTCCTGCAGCTAGCCAAACCAGCAGCAAGAATGCTCTCAAACGGCCATCAAAGGTTGAAGCCAGAGATTTTCTGAACCAACTGCCGCAGGAGACACTGCTGGTGCTGGGGGCAGGAGCCGTCCAACCCCGCAAAGGAGTCGATCTATTCGTGGCGATGGCCGCTCAGATTGTCCAACAGGCTCCTGAACTCAATATGCGATTTGCCTGGATCGGCAGCGGTTATGAGCCTGAGCACGACTTCAGTGTGTCTGTCTGGCTGGAGGATCAGATCAGCCGCAGCGGCCTCAGTAACCATCTGGTGATGCTGGAGGAATCACAGGCTTACCAAGACCTGGTCAATCGCAGCAACCTCTTTGTCGTCAGCTCACGTCTGGATCCACTGCCAAATGTGGCGATCGACGCGATGCTGGCCGCAACCCCGGTGCTCTGCTTCCAAGAAGCCTGTGGCATCGCCAACCTGCTGGAACAGCAACCGCTCCTTCACTCAGCCGGCGTGGCTCCTTACTTCGACTACAACGTCATGGCCCGTAAAGCGGTGGCACTTCTGCGCTCCCCTGAACGGATGAAGCAGCTTGGTGCCCTTACCCGCGAACACGCCAGCCGCTGGTTCCACATGCCCTCCTACATCAAGGAGCTGATCAAGCTGGCTGGCATCAGCGGTACTGAAGTCCGGCAAGAGGAGTCCGACCTGAGGCTGCTGTTTGAACAGAAGCTGGTGAACGCCAACTTTGCATACCCGAATCAACGCCTCACGGATCTAGCCCTGCACCAGCGTTATCTGCTCAGCTGGCGCAGCAACATACGCGCACGCAAACCCTTTCCAGGTTTCCATCCTGGGATTTACAGGGAACGTCGGCTTGATCAGGATGCACGCCGCGACCCCCTCGCCCACTGGCATGAAAACGGACAACCCAAAGGCCCCTGGCTAGTTCCACCGATTCAACCCCGAGATGCGATCACACGCTTGCCGGAGTCCAGCGAAGTCGCCCTGCACATTCACGTGTTCTATCCGGAGTTGCTGGATCCCATCCTGGATCGCCTGCGCAAGAGCCGAGTGAAGCCGGATCTGTTTGTGAGCTTCAGCAATCCGACGCTCGAAGCACAAATCCGCCAAATCCTGAACAAGAATCAGCAGGAAGCCAGCCTTCACCCCGTGCCCAACCGTGGTCGCGACATCGGCCCCCTGCTGAGTGAACTGGGCCAACAGCTCGATCGCAATTACACGATCCACGGGCACCTGCACACCAAAAAAAGCGTGTTGATTGATGGCGGTACAGCCGAGCGTTGGCGTGATTTTCTTTTGGCCAACCTGCTCGGTGATGGCAAGCAACCCATGGCCGACATCATTCTCGCCGCCATCAACAGCGATCCCGATCTTGGCCTGGTATTTCCCGATGATCCCGGCTGCCTGGGCTGGACCGAAAACCGCGTTCATGCCGAAGCACTCGCCGAACGGCTGCAGATCAACAAGCTTCCACAAGCGATCAACTTTCCAGTCGGCACGATGTTCTGGGCACGGCAGGGAGCCTTAAGCAACCTCTACAACCTGGGCCTGAGCTGGGACGACTATCCCGAAGAACCCCTGGGTTATGACGGCACCATGCTGCATGCCATCGAGCGGCTGCTCCCTCAGATCTGCATGGCCAACGGCAAGCGCTATGCCGTGACACACGTGCCTGGGTTCAGTCGTTGAGACTGTCGCAAAGACGCTGAAGACCTTGCGCGACAGACACTCTGGGCGTCCAACCCAGAGCCTGCTTGGCTCGTGCAATGCAGAGAACGTTGGTGGGAACATCACATCCCCTTGAAGGCAGATACTCAACCTTCAGGGATCGCTGCAGCTGGGCCTCCAACAGACCAACGAGCTGGTTGAGGCTCAGACCCTGACCGGAGCCAATATTGAACAGATACTCATCCGATTGAGAGCGAGCCGCCATCAACAGGGCTTCGACCACATCAGACACATCCAGGAAATCGCGCACCGTTGTTCCATCACCCCAGATCTGCAAGGGGTCGCCTCTCAGGGCTCGGCCAAGGAACACGGGGACCACACCCTGCGTTGCATCCAGGCGCTGACGCGGGCCGAAAGGATTCGCCACCCTCAGCACCATGGCCTCGAGGCCGTGCAACTGGCGATAAAGAGCCACATATTTCTCGATTGCAAGCTTGGTGATGCCGTAGGAGCAGATGGGGTCTGTGGGATGGGTTTCTGGAATCGGCACTTGTTGCGGCACGCCATACACTGTTCCACCCGACGACACCATCACCAAGCGCTTCACATCGGTGAGACGTGCTGCTTCAAGCAAATTCAAGGATCCGAGCAGATTGACCTGCACATCCGCCTGTGGATCACGATTGGAGGTCTGGGGAAGACTCCCGCAAGCCAGATGAAACACAACCTGCGCACCCTCCAGTGTTTGCTGCAGAGCCAGACCATCTGCCAATGGCACGGAAGACAGCGTCAGATCGGGATGGACCTGCGCCTCCGCACTGATCAGACCTGGAAGCTGGCGCCCAAGGGCCTTGACCCTGTACCCCGCACGAAGCAGACCATCGACCAGATGGGAACCAATGAAGCCACTGGCACCGGTAACAACGGCCTGCATGCCTTAACGCCTTGTTAAGCGAGCGTAGATCTGTTCGAGCTGATCGCCGTAATCACCAATCGTTCGAGGTGCTCCTCCGCGATTCACCATGGCCGCTAAAACCTGTGGATCAGCAGCAAATTGACTGAGATAAGCAGCCAATGTTCGACTGTCGCCCGGCAGAAAAAGCATGGCATTCACACCGGAAACCACCTGATCTGCCATTCCATCAACATCTGAAAGCAACAGCGGCAGTCCGCTGGCCTTGGCTTGCGAAACAATCAAGGGTGCATTTTCTCGCCAAAGCGAAGGCACAACGAGAACATCGAGAGACGCCAACACCTCAAACACCTGCTCTGAAGCGAATACGCCTCCAAAACGAGCCTGAGGCAGTGCATCAGCCTGACGCTGCAAGCTTTGCCAATAGTCATGATCATCTGCGGGATTGCCATAGAGAACGGCTTCCCAAGACTGATGCACACCCATCAAGGCCAAGGCCTCTAGCAACACATGGGCACCCTTGGCCGGATTGAAACTGCCAACAAAACCCACACGCAGTGGTCGCTGCTCAGGCCCGGGCCAGGCCAGCCGCATTGGCAACCGCTCAAGCCCTTGTAGAGAAATGCCATAAGGACACAAGGCGAAATGGTGGGTCGAGACGCCCATGTCTTCAAACGTGCTCCACATCAATTGGGAGGGGACCAGCACCTGCTCAAATCGCTCAAACGCTTGGGCCATGAACAAAGGCCGACGCTTGAGTGCAGAGAACGGACTGCGGGGAATCAATGACAGCAAGGGGTTGAACCATCGCCAGAGCCAAAGCAAGATCAAGGCCAGCGGAGCACTGAAGCGCCGGGCGAGGTAGTTGTCAGGAAACTGCAGTTGGCCAGAGGGACAGACCATCCAGTAATCAGTCAGGCTTGCCAACACGGGCACATGGCAACGCTGGGCAGCCTCAACAAGAGTGAGGGTATGCCGACGCAGATGAAACACATGCAACAGATCGGGCTGCAGATCCCGAAACAAGGCAACGAAGCCAGATTCCAGTTCAGGCCTCCAATAACTCTGCAGAACTCCCCCCCAAAAAGGAGAAGCCTCAGGAGGTGGGTTCAAACGGATCAGCTCAAGCCCTTCCCACTGCTCGTGCCTCCAAGTTGGGAGACCATCCTCATGAGGACCAGCGGTGAGAATCCAGACATCATGGCCGCGTCTCTGCAACTCTTCTGCCGTTCTCCTCGTGAGCGTTTCCGTGCCGGCACAGAAATCAGGAAAAAACTGATGGACAGCAAGGAGGATTCGCATCAAGACAGCTCATGTCGTGATGGCCTGGAGCACAGCAAAGCCGCATAAAAACCTGCTGTACGCCACCAGCCATGCTTGCGCAAACCAAGCTTTAAAGCAGTCGAGCAACGGACCCAAGCCGACGCACTCCACAGCCTTTCAAATCGTGTTGCGCTCTCTGGCGGACCAAACCGTGCCAAACAGGCCCGGAGCTGTAACAAACCAGGACTAATCAATCGCTGAGCAGCAAGGTCGGGACGGACGACATCAACACCCAGAAGGCGTTGGATCAACTGATGACGCCAACCACGTGCTCCCACCACATTCGCCTGATGCTGTCGGTAACTGGAGCAGGGTTTAGGCAAATAGGCCAAACCGCCCGCCTGGGCTGCCACAAGAGCTAACCACCAATCATGGAGAACCACTTCATCCGGAAATGGTAGGGATCGCTCAACAACCGATCGGTTTACCAACAGCGCACAACCGGTCGCCACATTCTGCAGTCCGACTTCAAACAAACCATCACGTTGTGGATCAAGACCCTGGCAACAATGAAAGGAAGGGTGAATCTGATGACCCTCAGCGTCAATCAGACGCAGATCGGCATGAACGAGAAGAGGCTTCTCAGCACCAAACCGATGCTCTAAAACATTCATCTGCGTTAGCAATCGCTCAGCTTTGTCGACATCCCAAACATCATCTTGATCAGACAACATCACGTAAGAGGCGACACTTTCTCGAAGAAGTTGTTCGAAATTGCGACAACTGCCCAACCGCTCAGAACCATTGCAATCCAAAAGCTCAAGCGGAACTGGACTCTGTTTTTGCCAATCACGCAAACATTTCAACGTCTGATCTGAAGAACCATCATCAGCAACCAACAAACGGCTAGGCAAAACTGTCTGCGCGAGAATGGATGCTATCTGATGATCGAGGAATCTTTCACCATTGCAAGTGGCCATCACGACCTCATAATTTTTCACCAGAACTTCCAACCCCACTTACAAAAATAGATCCAGGCACTCTGAAAATTAACAAGCATCAATCTGAGATTTTTGTAGTTTCCACGTCCCCAGGAATGTGTCACTGAGGCGCCAGAAAAATGCTGGCAACGACCCAACGAGGACATCTCTCGCGTTAAATCAGCATCTTCCAGATAAAGGAAAAAATGCTCATCAAAACCACCAACCTCTAAAAAAGGGTTGGATTGCATCAGCATGCAGCAGCCGCTCAAATAAGGAACATCAAATTGATCGTCATAAGAATAATCAGCCATGACGTACCACCGGTCATAACGCCTCAACCAGCCGGGTTTAATCCAATTAGGAATGAATCGCCGACTCAATAAACCTAAAACAGTGGGATTTCTCTTGCAGAGCTTTTGTTCATTGCCTGACGGGTCAAGGATCCGAGGCGCAACGAGGACCACATCAGGATTTTGATCCATCCAGGACATCATCATTACGAAAGTGCCATCATTCCACTGAATATCAGTATTAAGAACACCTAAGTACTCAGGAATGTTTGGCAAAGTTTTGACCAAACGATTTACTGCTGTTCCATAGCCCGGATTATCTGAATTACACAACCAATGATCTGCATTTTGAGCCAGGAGATCAACGGGTTCTCCTGGGCGGTAATCATTCACCACAACGGCATAACCAATCGTCGCAGGCAAGGCTCTCAAACATTTAGCCAAACAATGAACTTCCTGCTCAGAAGGATGGAATGCCACCAAAAGCAGAATCAAAGAGCGCGGTGGCGTACCAGTTGCACTCATAAACCCGAAACAGAACTTTGATCGGCAGTACCGATCCGCTCACCTTCATAACCTGCTTGATCTCGGACCTTTTGGCACCAATCAAGATTGTGCAAATACCACTCCACGGTGGCCTTTAGGCCTTCTTCAAAACTATGCTTTGGTTTCCAGCCGAGTTCACTCGATATTTTGTTGGCATCAATGGCATATCTGCGATCGTGGCCTGGGCGATCTGAAACGCGCTTAATCAAATGTGCATAAGGTTCATCCTGAGGTCTCAGTCGATCAAGAATTGAGCAGATCGTTTCAACTACATCGCGATTACTTCGCTCACTCGCAGAGCCATGATCGCCAGCACCTCCGACACAGTAATGACCACCGATTCGCCCACGCGTTGCTGCCAATAACAGCGCATCAACATGGTCTTCAACATACAACCAATCGCGGATATTCAGACCATCTCCATAAAGAGGAATGGACTCACCTGCAATGGCCTTGAGAATGACAACGGGAATCAACTTCTCTGGAAACTGCCAAGGACCGTAATTATTGGAGCAATTCGTGAGAACGACGGGCAAACCAAAAGTGTGATACCAGGCATTGACGAGGTGATCACTAGCCGCCTTACTCGCAGAATACGGACTGCGAGGATCATAAGCAGTGGTTTCAGAAAAGCGTCCCTGATCTCCCAGCGAACCAAACACTTCGTCCGTACTGATGTGATGGAAGCGAAAACGATCACGACGATGCGGCGCCAGCTGCTCCCAGTGACGACGCACAGACTGAAGCAAATGAAAAGTCCCAAGGATATTGCTTTCAATGAAAACCCCTGGGCCGTCGATTGAACGATCGACATGACTTTCTGCAGCAAGATGCATCACTAGATCCGGATCCGCGATTCGGACCGCTTCCTCCGTGGCCTCAGCACTTGCTAGATCCATCCTAAGTAAATGGTGGTTGGGATGGTCACCGATGCTTGTGAGGTCACTGGCATAACCAATTTTGTCCAGATTGAAGACCTGCACATCTGAGTGATGCAATAACCTGCGCACAACGGAGCTCCCAATAAATCCAGCTCCCCCGGTCACCAACAAGCGGGAATCAGCTGGCAGGGGAAAAGACATCACAATTCAAATTCTATTGGAAGGATAAACCCCAAACGCCCAAATAGGCCTGCCACTAAACAAGCCAGAATTTTTTCCCAAATACCGATCAAACGTCGTTCCAATGAACGGCCGAAAAGAACACCTCCCTCCGCTTAAGCGTGATAATTAAAGCCAACAATCTGCAAAGCAAAAAGAAAAGTGTCATTTGCGCCGACCCAAACCTTATCCTACACATTTATATCTGATGGAAAAGCAAATCGATAATCCAAGCTGGATCGAGCATGATAACTTGGATGAAATTTATCACAATAAACTCACACATGCGAGAGTAATCGAAACTAAGCACGATTCAAATCAGAAGAGACCCAAAGGATTGACGAACATAAGCCCACTCAAAAAAATGACTGTTCGCTTAGGCCAACTCTATAAAAGCAGATAAAATATCAGATTTGTTGGAAAGCAAATGACATCCTTCTTCTAACTTCCCAGTGAGCCTTCGGGGCATTTGAGCAACTCTTGTTGCATCGCGATTTCGGACCTAGTTGCCAGTACACTCAAACCGCAGATGTTGTTGGTTGTTCTGAATCGACCCTCCACCGAAGAGCGGAAGAATGGAATTGGATATAGCACCCTGCTGGCTATGACTCTGTAATGCCTCAAAAGGACTGAGAAACGCGAAGCGAGGCCAAATTTGATTGTTACGAGCGTCAGCTTAAGGGGTTCCGCCGGGAGCAGCTCACACACACTTGCGCCAATTAGGATCGAGCAAAAGCTGAAGCGACACCAACTATAATCGAACGCATCCACAGGCGTCGCCTGGGAGCCTGCATCGTCCTCCAAGAGCGATAGCTCCCTACAATGTATAGAATTGAAGGTGACATGAACATCCGGGCGAGGTCCCTCGAAGTGTCGGGACTGCTTGAAGATCTTTCTATCTAGCAAAAACTTACGGGCGACGGATTGAAGCGGCATGACTCGTCGTTGGACTGGTAGCGCTGGCTCTTCCAAAAAATGCTAATGTAATCTTTAAATCTGAAAGATGAATAACATTGTTCGCCAAGGCTAGATAAGTTTTTATGATAATTCAAAATTTGCTTTAATGTGGTGAGCAAAATCAATAGATATGTTGAGCCGAAGGAGCTGATCTCTTTATTTCCCCATTGCTTATTGAAACCTGATTACTGTGGGCATAAGTTAAGGCAAGGCTTGAATTGTTTAAGAAGTTTCTGATCTCCCTGGTGTGCAGCTCTAAACCACCAGTAAAATACCTTTTAAAAGATGATTGATGACATGACAGATTTGATCACAATTCAAGAGCTCTCAGCTGCTGGTCGCAATCAGGAATGTCTACAGGCTTGCCAAAATGCCTTGCAGACCAACCCAGAAGTCTATTATGCCTACAAATATGCAGGCAAGTCCTTACTCGCTTTAGGGCAATTCGAAAAAGCACAGCAATACCTAGTAAAAGCTCATCAACTCGATGGGAGCGATCCAGAAATAGTCAAAGATATTGGTAATATATTTTTGAATCTTAGCGATACTGCTGCTGCCCTTGAATGGTACGAAAAAGCTCTAGAAATTAATAATAATTATGCTCCTGCCATTAATAATATTGCCAGCCTCAAGCGGCAATCAGGCAACACCCAAGAAGCAATCAATCTATTCAAGCGAGCCATTCATGCAGACTCAAAACTGATCCAAGCATACGTGGGCGTAGCAGC includes:
- a CDS encoding glycosyltransferase → MTAPPLILVVGMHRSGTSLLGSILKSLGVTLPGPLIPGDHLNPAGYFERTDITALQEELLIDMQRWWPSEQGTLALPQDWLTTARAKRSAACLKRLLILDLQQQSDPWAIKDPRTSLLLPLWRQVAAELNLPLRLLLAFRDPAEVVTSLVNRDATSTGMTAARAQALWIRHQQQPLIDADELPLQVVSYSRWFEAPEPQIEALQRFCHLKATDTTAVKRAQACIRPDLRRSLSNQQSPALSRKVQHWHQQLERAATGSIRPLQRWASRQSLPASRSSKRRRSNQQRHSWSLALNALGNQTAADQKAGIQAWEEQGISALSLGQLRRLNQPGFPGHDPSCGDGGPLPSELRLALIGGSMNAWTSHLWINVLPLSSECRLLICSPEAPADAALHLQTLEVTAQNPALLLQLSKVSRVFDPDPEQVRLLRLLGVNAETLPTMLNGQSETQGTWLKPGNSSHEAASQLGLPNPQALVANGGQWLCLGGGERQGWDKLPANLFHCPVFPPAPALSEQQAYTLAGWISACLSAGFKLIRLDPDTTEQPLWNSLAIASFEQPIHPDELLEELAWREAGQPEPAEIQTPKPAVDLIWEQSNGISPEVAICISSYNYAKRLPSALQSCFSQSLQDLELVIVDDHSTDNSLSRCLEWLENHGQRFRRVKLLKHRENAGLAAARNTAFSAATAPWCWVLDADNQIDPKTCEVCLQLAKASPDTTAVVHPLIRILDDNSMLLGLTGGGHPWQREQLRAGNVIDAMALVRRCAWEAVGGYSHILGGWEDFDFWCKLIEAGWHGVLYPQPLATYTQHGTSMLQSQTNQRQRQLSRLLQHRHPWLQLAFAAENS
- a CDS encoding NAD-dependent epimerase/dehydratase family protein translates to MQAVVTGASGFIGSHLVDGLLRAGYRVKALGRQLPGLISAEAQVHPDLTLSSVPLADGLALQQTLEGAQVVFHLACGSLPQTSNRDPQADVQVNLLGSLNLLEAARLTDVKRLVMVSSGGTVYGVPQQVPIPETHPTDPICSYGITKLAIEKYVALYRQLHGLEAMVLRVANPFGPRQRLDATQGVVPVFLGRALRGDPLQIWGDGTTVRDFLDVSDVVEALLMAARSQSDEYLFNIGSGQGLSLNQLVGLLEAQLQRSLKVEYLPSRGCDVPTNVLCIARAKQALGWTPRVSVAQGLQRLCDSLND
- a CDS encoding glycosyltransferase, translating into MRILLAVHQFFPDFCAGTETLTRRTAEELQRRGHDVWILTAGPHEDGLPTWRHEQWEGLELIRLNPPPEASPFWGGVLQSYWRPELESGFVALFRDLQPDLLHVFHLRRHTLTLVEAAQRCHVPVLASLTDYWMVCPSGQLQFPDNYLARRFSAPLALILLWLWRWFNPLLSLIPRSPFSALKRRPLFMAQAFERFEQVLVPSQLMWSTFEDMGVSTHHFALCPYGISLQGLERLPMRLAWPGPEQRPLRVGFVGSFNPAKGAHVLLEALALMGVHQSWEAVLYGNPADDHDYWQSLQRQADALPQARFGGVFASEQVFEVLASLDVLVVPSLWRENAPLIVSQAKASGLPLLLSDVDGMADQVVSGVNAMLFLPGDSRTLAAYLSQFAADPQVLAAMVNRGGAPRTIGDYGDQLEQIYARLTRR
- a CDS encoding glycosyltransferase, whose translation is MSATGTPPRSLILLLVAFHPSEQEVHCLAKCLRALPATIGYAVVVNDYRPGEPVDLLAQNADHWLCNSDNPGYGTAVNRLVKTLPNIPEYLGVLNTDIQWNDGTFVMMMSWMDQNPDVVLVAPRILDPSGNEQKLCKRNPTVLGLLSRRFIPNWIKPGWLRRYDRWYVMADYSYDDQFDVPYLSGCCMLMQSNPFLEVGGFDEHFFLYLEDADLTREMSSLGRCQHFSGASVTHSWGRGNYKNLRLMLVNFQSAWIYFCKWGWKFW
- the rfbB gene encoding dTDP-glucose 4,6-dehydratase; protein product: MSFPLPADSRLLVTGGAGFIGSSVVRRLLHHSDVQVFNLDKIGYASDLTSIGDHPNHHLLRMDLASAEATEEAVRIADPDLVMHLAAESHVDRSIDGPGVFIESNILGTFHLLQSVRRHWEQLAPHRRDRFRFHHISTDEVFGSLGDQGRFSETTAYDPRSPYSASKAASDHLVNAWYHTFGLPVVLTNCSNNYGPWQFPEKLIPVVILKAIAGESIPLYGDGLNIRDWLYVEDHVDALLLAATRGRIGGHYCVGGAGDHGSASERSNRDVVETICSILDRLRPQDEPYAHLIKRVSDRPGHDRRYAIDANKISSELGWKPKHSFEEGLKATVEWYLHNLDWCQKVRDQAGYEGERIGTADQSSVSGL
- a CDS encoding rhamnan synthesis F family protein, with amino-acid sequence MPRFKTVRALINSPLGRQIKPLARWGYARLLTSVGMEVQNGGQAFNRSRPTAMVVSHEASATGAPVLALNLVQQLSQTHNVVVLLLRGGPLRHQFQANSTALIKAKRTFVNRKLVRRAMKAACPQGNPEFALVNSVVSAPLLEPLRGEGIACLCLVHEFVTYIKPLDVFAEVGLWSSRVVCSTPLTWSDVLRRCNHLTDVRLAVLPQGRCQLPAASQTSSKNALKRPSKVEARDFLNQLPQETLLVLGAGAVQPRKGVDLFVAMAAQIVQQAPELNMRFAWIGSGYEPEHDFSVSVWLEDQISRSGLSNHLVMLEESQAYQDLVNRSNLFVVSSRLDPLPNVAIDAMLAATPVLCFQEACGIANLLEQQPLLHSAGVAPYFDYNVMARKAVALLRSPERMKQLGALTREHASRWFHMPSYIKELIKLAGISGTEVRQEESDLRLLFEQKLVNANFAYPNQRLTDLALHQRYLLSWRSNIRARKPFPGFHPGIYRERRLDQDARRDPLAHWHENGQPKGPWLVPPIQPRDAITRLPESSEVALHIHVFYPELLDPILDRLRKSRVKPDLFVSFSNPTLEAQIRQILNKNQQEASLHPVPNRGRDIGPLLSELGQQLDRNYTIHGHLHTKKSVLIDGGTAERWRDFLLANLLGDGKQPMADIILAAINSDPDLGLVFPDDPGCLGWTENRVHAEALAERLQINKLPQAINFPVGTMFWARQGALSNLYNLGLSWDDYPEEPLGYDGTMLHAIERLLPQICMANGKRYAVTHVPGFSR